One window of Desulforegulaceae bacterium genomic DNA carries:
- a CDS encoding PilC/PilY family type IV pilus protein yields MKNKIFLIGIFFLVFYSQNSISVEISDFPMISSIKKPPAHLMFIIDNSGSMNWETMMKGEAEGIFKPESGFQEYYYIFEKGNSKLKGLSKRYIKPRFFAFNKIYYNPKSDYIPWPGTKNYSSHSADLRYPKIIRFNDDSESFSDIFNHSSSIDLFGSYFDLTNGKFNIVGDDGDDGVVKKGSWSEKEYFSAYKSKFSITSDPGAYMEIYLELPSDGTYSFTGYWPFLAGDSSGEVEFEILVYKTGDNISNGVILKNQNGNAGGRLGIDGGLGNKNGNLGDFAITKDQINSNGPDIKVILRKPKNSDPDSFVKADRIDAVYQYGGTTGFTGTNDFVAKINNANYFTWDDINENNIYDQGESLYLVNFVLDESGEDIEWIDPGGKKGQGKVRREYFQVIESKGKFTKDFYLDDGMGLGSGELVPVPDLPHHAKRFKYSKENGSLVYLTAKEDLQNFANWFEFYRTRLLAAKSAMARSVYDLSDAVVGLYTINKSLSQPGLGVKTYLPSTYIADNGDIDQGKYYEERGGLSSWKDSFSSISYNGSSRQTNAVDKHSDYKAFWKINDLEESGEFKVYIRWSKHKGFFGGFFGGIYSSEMDPKTKYRVYKYKNGNIDNKILVKEMTINQNGGTKNQFKDEMLPDIWNYFCDIELSEGEKVLVELQRGTGNKYQYTSADAVKAVSKNSSSNIDNTNELLDMIYKFEAVGGTPLRRALKDVGQYFSTEESPPAKSGLGNKSPFSSEGGECLQAFAVLMTDGYWNGKNFSIGDYDNDGVSDTLADVAAKYYGDLDPDKEGKVPTNNCDSNREQHLVTYSVAFGASGNINPLDYDQCNLADKITGAPVWPGGDKNLWTNEKIDDLFHASINSRGAFYNASDPQKLFEALTSIIKDVEIRYNTGSAVSLSSHKLKSGTKVYQSFYNTGNWSGWIEAKEIEKNQEGIWEVSDKSLWNTNDYFTKGRFVPIARKIFIKDPLGEPVEFKYSEFSDSIKSKINPLISSTVAEIRQKAEEDIKKTVNYIRGEDLPGFRERNIVLGDVINSSPIKWGNTIYFGANDGMLHALDEKTGKERFAFIPSFVIENLPLLTETNYNHKYFVDHTPVIERISKFNGDICKTEDILVSGLRKGGKGYFALSLKNDKIDVDKITMSTTENLLDIFKWEFPSISDPGEEDLKDMGFSYSNPVIVKSNLKEHPFIVVFGNGYNSENGKSVLFILDAFTGECIKKISVGNQLENGMSTPAVVDKDNNFTADYVYAGDLQGNLWKFDITSKNLDDWGCFYSDGSGNGVPLFTAGYGQINQPITTKPDIAKHPLYQGYIVLFGTGKFLCKDDMDDKSTQSVYGIWDYGNKKNQYLGQIKRADYLTGKTGTSNISDVYLLNQSVAHSDKDSDVQSESQYEKVETLSDKKILWEIKKSDSSKDGYQELAPGSHFGWYFDLPDLGERIVEDPKVVSNKSVFISYVPEAAEKMCTSGGYSWFHELDISSGSRLSSPAFDINRDNKIKSNEINEDNEEKLNDVLKVEIDGEYKYLSPSRLKLSGMVFAPAIVTSEDKEAKILGTSEGKINIISEKRQRLGMYYWRIR; encoded by the coding sequence GTGAAAAATAAAATTTTTTTAATTGGAATTTTTTTTCTTGTTTTTTATTCGCAAAACTCAATCTCTGTAGAAATCTCAGATTTCCCCATGATTTCGTCAATAAAAAAACCTCCGGCCCATCTTATGTTTATAATTGATAATTCTGGAAGTATGAATTGGGAAACAATGATGAAAGGAGAAGCTGAAGGAATTTTTAAACCTGAATCAGGTTTTCAGGAATATTATTATATTTTTGAAAAGGGTAATTCTAAATTAAAAGGACTTTCAAAAAGATATATAAAACCAAGGTTTTTTGCTTTTAATAAAATTTATTATAATCCAAAATCTGACTATATTCCCTGGCCTGGAACCAAGAACTATTCTTCCCACTCTGCTGATCTAAGATACCCAAAAATTATCAGGTTTAATGATGATTCTGAAAGTTTTTCAGATATTTTCAATCACTCAAGCTCCATTGATCTTTTCGGAAGTTATTTTGACCTTACAAATGGAAAGTTCAATATAGTTGGAGATGATGGGGATGATGGGGTGGTTAAAAAAGGCAGCTGGAGTGAAAAAGAATATTTTTCGGCCTATAAGTCAAAGTTCAGCATAACTTCAGATCCAGGTGCTTATATGGAAATTTATTTGGAGTTGCCTTCAGATGGGACATATTCTTTTACTGGATACTGGCCTTTTTTAGCTGGGGATTCATCAGGTGAAGTTGAATTTGAGATTTTGGTATACAAAACCGGTGACAATATAAGCAATGGGGTAATACTTAAAAATCAAAATGGAAATGCCGGAGGAAGATTGGGTATAGACGGCGGGCTTGGAAATAAAAACGGCAACCTGGGTGATTTTGCAATTACAAAAGACCAAATAAACAGCAACGGACCTGATATAAAAGTAATTCTAAGAAAACCAAAAAATTCAGATCCAGATTCTTTTGTCAAGGCTGATAGAATTGACGCAGTTTATCAATATGGGGGAACAACCGGATTTACAGGAACAAATGATTTTGTAGCTAAAATAAATAATGCAAATTATTTTACCTGGGACGATATAAATGAAAATAATATTTATGATCAGGGAGAATCTTTGTACCTGGTGAACTTTGTTCTTGATGAATCTGGAGAAGATATTGAGTGGATAGATCCAGGAGGTAAAAAAGGGCAGGGTAAGGTAAGAAGAGAGTATTTTCAGGTTATTGAGAGTAAAGGAAAATTTACAAAAGATTTTTATCTTGATGATGGAATGGGTTTGGGAAGTGGAGAACTTGTTCCTGTACCGGATTTACCTCATCATGCAAAAAGATTTAAGTATTCCAAGGAAAATGGAAGCCTTGTTTATTTGACTGCTAAAGAAGATTTGCAAAATTTTGCAAATTGGTTTGAGTTTTATAGAACCAGACTTTTAGCGGCAAAGTCTGCCATGGCAAGATCTGTTTATGATTTATCAGATGCTGTTGTTGGTCTTTATACAATCAACAAATCTCTTAGCCAGCCAGGTCTTGGAGTAAAAACTTATCTGCCTTCAACCTATATTGCTGATAATGGTGATATTGACCAAGGGAAATATTATGAAGAAAGAGGCGGCTTAAGTTCATGGAAGGATTCTTTTTCATCAATCAGTTATAATGGAAGCTCAAGACAAACCAACGCAGTTGATAAACATTCAGACTATAAAGCTTTTTGGAAGATAAATGATCTTGAAGAATCCGGGGAATTTAAGGTTTATATAAGGTGGTCAAAACATAAAGGGTTTTTTGGAGGATTTTTTGGAGGAATATATTCCTCAGAAATGGATCCCAAAACAAAATATCGTGTTTATAAATACAAGAATGGCAATATTGATAATAAAATTTTGGTAAAAGAGATGACTATTAACCAGAACGGAGGAACAAAAAATCAATTTAAAGATGAAATGCTTCCTGATATCTGGAATTATTTTTGTGATATTGAGCTTTCTGAAGGTGAAAAAGTTTTAGTTGAACTTCAAAGGGGAACTGGAAATAAATATCAGTATACGAGTGCCGATGCAGTCAAAGCTGTTTCAAAAAACAGTTCTTCCAATATAGATAATACCAATGAACTTTTAGATATGATTTATAAGTTTGAAGCAGTTGGAGGTACTCCTCTAAGAAGGGCTTTAAAGGATGTTGGCCAATATTTTAGCACTGAAGAATCACCTCCAGCAAAATCAGGACTTGGCAATAAATCACCTTTTTCAAGTGAAGGTGGTGAATGTCTCCAGGCCTTTGCTGTTTTAATGACAGATGGATACTGGAATGGAAAGAATTTTTCCATTGGAGATTATGATAATGACGGAGTTTCAGATACCCTTGCAGATGTTGCAGCCAAATATTATGGGGATCTTGATCCAGATAAAGAAGGAAAGGTTCCTACAAATAATTGCGATTCAAATAGAGAACAGCATCTTGTTACCTATTCTGTTGCATTCGGAGCCTCAGGAAATATAAATCCCTTAGATTATGATCAATGCAATCTTGCTGATAAAATAACAGGAGCACCGGTCTGGCCTGGTGGTGATAAAAATTTATGGACAAATGAAAAAATAGATGATCTTTTTCATGCTTCAATAAACAGCCGGGGAGCTTTTTATAATGCTTCTGACCCCCAAAAACTATTTGAGGCTCTGACTTCAATAATAAAAGATGTGGAAATAAGATATAACACAGGTTCTGCAGTGTCTTTAAGTTCCCATAAACTCAAGTCAGGAACAAAAGTTTACCAGTCTTTTTATAACACAGGCAATTGGTCCGGCTGGATTGAGGCAAAGGAGATTGAAAAAAATCAGGAAGGAATCTGGGAAGTTTCAGATAAAAGTTTATGGAATACTAATGATTATTTTACCAAGGGCAGGTTTGTTCCCATAGCAAGAAAGATTTTTATTAAAGATCCTTTGGGTGAACCTGTTGAATTTAAATATTCCGAATTTTCAGATTCAATCAAATCAAAAATCAATCCCCTTATTTCAAGCACTGTGGCTGAAATAAGGCAAAAAGCTGAAGAAGATATTAAAAAAACAGTTAATTACATTAGAGGAGAAGATCTGCCCGGTTTCAGGGAAAGAAATATTGTTTTGGGAGATGTTATTAATTCATCACCAATTAAATGGGGAAACACTATTTATTTTGGAGCAAATGATGGAATGCTCCACGCTCTGGATGAAAAAACAGGAAAAGAAAGATTTGCTTTTATTCCTTCTTTTGTGATTGAAAACCTTCCCTTGCTTACTGAGACTAATTACAATCATAAGTATTTTGTTGATCACACTCCTGTTATTGAAAGAATTTCAAAATTCAATGGGGATATTTGTAAAACAGAAGATATTTTGGTAAGCGGGCTTAGAAAAGGAGGAAAGGGTTATTTTGCCTTATCTCTTAAAAATGATAAAATAGATGTAGATAAGATAACCATGTCAACCACTGAAAATCTTTTAGATATTTTTAAATGGGAGTTTCCTTCAATTTCAGATCCTGGCGAGGAAGATTTAAAAGATATGGGATTTAGCTATAGCAACCCTGTAATAGTAAAAAGTAATTTAAAAGAACATCCTTTTATTGTTGTTTTCGGGAATGGCTATAATAGTGAAAATGGTAAATCTGTCTTATTTATTCTTGATGCTTTTACAGGGGAATGTATTAAAAAAATATCTGTGGGAAATCAATTAGAAAATGGAATGAGTACTCCGGCTGTGGTTGATAAAGATAACAATTTTACTGCTGATTATGTGTACGCTGGAGATCTTCAGGGTAATTTATGGAAATTTGATATCACCAGTAAAAATCTTGATGACTGGGGCTGTTTTTATTCTGATGGGAGCGGTAATGGAGTTCCATTGTTTACAGCAGGATATGGTCAAATCAACCAGCCTATAACAACTAAGCCGGATATAGCAAAACATCCGTTATATCAAGGATATATAGTTCTTTTTGGAACAGGCAAGTTTTTGTGCAAAGATGATATGGATGATAAATCAACTCAGTCTGTTTACGGTATCTGGGATTATGGAAATAAAAAGAATCAGTATTTAGGCCAAATTAAAAGGGCTGATTATTTAACAGGTAAAACAGGGACTTCAAATATTTCTGATGTCTATCTTCTTAATCAGTCTGTTGCCCATAGTGATAAAGATTCAGACGTTCAAAGCGAAAGTCAATATGAAAAAGTCGAAACTCTTAGCGATAAAAAAATTTTATGGGAAATTAAAAAATCTGATTCTTCAAAGGATGGATATCAGGAGCTTGCTCCGGGTTCCCATTTTGGGTGGTATTTTGATTTGCCTGATTTGGGTGAAAGAATTGTGGAAGATCCAAAAGTTGTTTCAAATAAATCTGTTTTTATTTCCTATGTACCTGAAGCAGCAGAAAAGATGTGCACTTCAGGAGGATATTCCTGGTTTCATGAACTTGATATATCCAGCGGGTCAAGGCTTTCCTCTCCTGCTTTTGATATAAATCGTGACAATAAAATTAAATCCAATGAAATAAATGAAGATAATGAAGAAAAGCTCAATGATGTTTTAAAAGTTGAAATAGACGGTGAATATAAATATCTTTCTCCTTCAAGACTTAAACTCTCCGGGATGGTATTTGCCCCTGCCATTGTGACCTCAGAAGATAAAGAAGCCAAGATCCTTGGAACAAGTGAAGGTAAAATCAATATTATAAGTGAAAAAAGGCAAAGACTGGGAATGTATTATTGGAGGATTAGATAA
- a CDS encoding GspE/PulE family protein, with translation MEISSNFFSPKKIAEIMVKRKLLSEKSAKFYLENFDLEFKKIRKQTNSFSSAFEKTIAVDILVSFGFFTHDKSGKKINEDMVYESLADFWGYKYLKVDPLKLDIGKVTSSIPKNMAIRHLMLPVEKTGGQLIVATPYPFNMEAFDDISRINTGKVKAVVSSKSDIIRLINEFYGFQKYIDAAENQFVEARVDLGNLEHYVKLKSMDELPANDQHIVNAVNHMISYAFDQRASDIHIEPKREKTIIRLRIDGVLHPVYKLPKKVHNAIISRIKAMSGLDMAEKRRPQDGRIKTSKNNVEVEMRISTLPVAFGEKVVLRLMDPDILFQDLPSLGFDGRELEQIEKFISSPHGIILVCGPTGSGKSTTLYSALKKISKPEINITTIEDPIEMIHEDFNQIAVKPSIDMTFARALRHILRQDPDVIMIGEMRDLETAKNAVQASLTGHLVLSTLHTNDSPSTIVRLLDLGLEPFLVRSTLIGIVSQRLVRKICDECKYSYEEDVANLESEGIFTGHKIKAVLYKGKGCSKCRGTGYYGRTGVYEIMKYSKSLMNLTRSDVSPSEIKKAAISEGMTELYKNAVKKMLDGKTTKEEVLRVVKISSDE, from the coding sequence ATGGAAATCAGCTCAAATTTTTTCAGTCCGAAAAAAATAGCGGAAATTATGGTTAAAAGAAAATTACTTTCAGAAAAGTCTGCAAAATTTTATCTTGAGAACTTTGATTTGGAGTTTAAAAAAATAAGGAAGCAAACCAACTCTTTTTCTTCTGCATTTGAAAAAACCATTGCAGTTGATATCCTTGTTTCTTTTGGTTTTTTTACCCATGATAAATCCGGGAAAAAAATTAATGAAGACATGGTTTATGAAAGTCTTGCCGATTTCTGGGGATATAAGTATTTAAAAGTTGACCCTCTTAAACTTGATATTGGAAAAGTAACATCTTCCATTCCTAAAAATATGGCAATTAGACATCTTATGCTTCCAGTTGAAAAGACAGGGGGGCAATTGATAGTGGCAACTCCCTATCCTTTTAATATGGAGGCTTTTGATGATATCAGCAGAATAAATACTGGTAAAGTCAAGGCGGTTGTAAGCTCAAAATCTGATATTATAAGACTTATTAACGAGTTTTATGGGTTTCAGAAATACATTGATGCTGCTGAAAACCAGTTTGTGGAAGCCCGGGTTGACCTTGGTAATCTTGAACACTATGTAAAACTCAAATCAATGGATGAACTGCCTGCCAATGATCAGCATATAGTAAATGCAGTTAATCATATGATAAGCTATGCTTTTGATCAAAGGGCAAGTGATATTCATATTGAGCCTAAAAGAGAAAAAACAATAATAAGACTTCGTATTGACGGAGTTTTGCACCCTGTATACAAACTTCCTAAAAAAGTACACAATGCAATTATAAGCAGGATTAAGGCGATGTCTGGTCTTGATATGGCAGAAAAAAGAAGGCCCCAGGACGGAAGAATAAAAACTTCAAAAAATAATGTTGAAGTTGAAATGAGAATTTCAACTCTTCCGGTTGCTTTTGGAGAAAAAGTTGTTTTAAGACTCATGGATCCCGATATTCTTTTTCAGGATCTTCCTTCCCTTGGTTTTGATGGCAGAGAGCTTGAGCAGATTGAAAAATTTATTTCAAGTCCACATGGTATAATCCTTGTCTGCGGTCCAACAGGAAGCGGTAAATCAACAACCTTGTATTCTGCCTTAAAAAAAATCTCAAAACCGGAAATAAATATTACAACCATAGAAGATCCAATTGAAATGATTCATGAAGACTTTAATCAGATAGCAGTAAAACCTTCTATTGATATGACATTTGCCAGGGCCTTAAGGCATATTTTAAGGCAGGATCCAGATGTTATAATGATTGGTGAAATGAGGGATCTTGAAACTGCAAAAAATGCTGTTCAGGCTTCACTTACAGGACACTTAGTGCTTTCAACTCTTCATACAAATGATTCCCCATCAACTATTGTAAGACTTCTTGATCTTGGTCTTGAACCGTTTTTGGTTAGATCAACTCTTATAGGCATAGTGTCCCAAAGACTTGTAAGAAAAATATGTGATGAGTGCAAATATTCCTATGAAGAAGATGTAGCAAATCTTGAGTCCGAAGGAATTTTTACAGGGCATAAAATAAAAGCAGTTCTTTATAAGGGAAAAGGATGCTCTAAGTGTAGAGGTACAGGTTATTATGGAAGAACAGGTGTTTATGAAATCATGAAATATTCTAAATCTTTAATGAATCTAACAAGATCAGATGTTTCTCCTTCAGAAATTAAAAAGGCGGCAATTTCAGAAGGGATGACTGAGTTATATAAAAATGCTGTTAAAAAAATGCTTGATGGAAAAACTACAAAAGAAGAGGTTTTAAGGGTTGTAAAGATTTCTTCTGATGAATAA
- a CDS encoding endonuclease/exonuclease/phosphatase family protein, whose amino-acid sequence MAKNQKINNFKIFYFFIFLSLSSFCNAQSLSIMTWNTGDSDRSLPKASEIQALINKNGQNPDILIIQEIFYNNYSSLKKRLDYKHGIHSAQISQNLKNLAILSSFELSGHELIVFSKNISGALKTEVEMPDKKKLKVYCVHFEYIKNKSRDNNGYVSLSFKDIIEILAKEVSCENPRKHEAEKLIEKAGKPGQRTIIAGDFNTVSFSSSVRTIKKFYSDAAPIFKRLSSGTYKKISFPIKPRIDYIFHSPDIKIEAFKIIKETPGDHYPVTAKIKVLN is encoded by the coding sequence ATGGCTAAAAATCAAAAAATCAACAACTTCAAAATTTTTTACTTTTTTATTTTTTTAAGCCTATCATCCTTTTGCAATGCCCAGTCCCTTTCCATAATGACCTGGAACACAGGAGACAGCGACCGCTCCCTACCAAAAGCATCAGAGATCCAGGCTCTCATAAATAAAAACGGACAAAACCCTGATATTTTAATTATCCAGGAAATTTTTTACAATAATTATTCCAGCCTTAAAAAAAGGCTGGATTATAAACACGGAATCCATTCAGCCCAAATCTCCCAAAACCTTAAAAACCTTGCAATCTTAAGTTCTTTTGAACTCTCAGGCCATGAACTGATTGTTTTTTCAAAGAATATATCAGGAGCTCTCAAAACCGAAGTTGAAATGCCTGATAAAAAAAAACTTAAAGTTTACTGCGTTCATTTTGAATACATAAAAAACAAGTCAAGGGATAATAATGGATATGTAAGCTTGAGTTTTAAAGATATAATAGAAATTTTAGCTAAAGAAGTCTCTTGTGAAAATCCCAGAAAACATGAAGCTGAAAAGCTTATTGAAAAAGCAGGAAAACCTGGACAAAGAACTATAATTGCAGGGGATTTTAACACTGTTTCTTTTTCTTCTTCAGTAAGAACAATAAAAAAATTTTATTCAGATGCCGCCCCTATTTTCAAAAGACTGTCCTCGGGAACATATAAAAAAATAAGCTTTCCAATTAAACCAAGAATTGACTATATTTTTCATTCTCCAGACATAAAGATTGAAGCTTTTAAAATTATAAAGGAAACTCCTGGAGATCACTACCCTGTAACTGCAAAAATAAAAGTACTAAATTGA
- a CDS encoding TraR/DksA C4-type zinc finger protein has protein sequence MPENKIIILKKILKTQLEENLKVKKALKSITKPVEPDVSIGRLTRMEAIQSKSINDSALLKTEIKIKNIQAALRRIDSDPDFGYCDKCGEEINIKRLKIMPETRLCVKCMAKLGG, from the coding sequence ATGCCTGAAAATAAAATAATTATACTTAAAAAAATTCTTAAAACTCAGCTTGAAGAAAATCTGAAAGTAAAAAAGGCTCTTAAATCAATTACAAAGCCAGTTGAACCTGATGTCTCAATTGGAAGGCTTACAAGAATGGAAGCAATTCAAAGTAAAAGCATTAATGACTCAGCCCTTTTAAAAACAGAAATTAAAATTAAAAACATCCAGGCTGCCTTAAGACGAATTGACTCAGATCCTGACTTTGGATATTGCGATAAATGCGGAGAAGAAATCAATATAAAAAGGCTTAAAATCATGCCAGAAACAAGACTATGTGTAAAATGCATGGCAAAACTGGGCGGATAG
- a CDS encoding 2-oxoacid:acceptor oxidoreductase family protein, which produces MSSKPEKSLNIVITGVGGQGNVTLSRLIGESVIKENKYITIGETFGASQRGGSVMSHLRIGSSKIYSPVIPLKKADIIIGLEPVETLRVLLIYGNKNITTISNSKPLVFANALSGEINYPETSVLKEKINLLSKKTIFDNFTEMGIKEGHHLLSNSIISGVLSGFKIIRGFNQQSFTNTIKKYYSEKTLDKNIEAFLKGVKIAQT; this is translated from the coding sequence ATGAGCTCTAAACCCGAAAAAAGTTTAAATATTGTAATTACTGGAGTTGGAGGTCAGGGCAATGTTACCCTTTCAAGACTTATAGGGGAATCTGTTATCAAAGAAAATAAATATATAACCATTGGTGAAACCTTTGGAGCTTCCCAAAGGGGAGGTTCTGTTATGAGCCATTTGAGAATAGGCAGCTCGAAAATATATTCTCCAGTAATTCCTTTAAAAAAAGCTGATATCATAATAGGACTTGAGCCTGTTGAAACATTAAGAGTGCTTTTAATCTATGGAAATAAAAATATAACAACAATATCAAACTCAAAACCCTTAGTTTTTGCAAATGCACTTTCAGGAGAAATCAATTATCCTGAAACGTCTGTTCTTAAAGAAAAAATCAATCTTTTATCAAAAAAAACTATCTTTGATAATTTTACAGAAATGGGGATAAAAGAAGGTCATCATCTTTTATCAAACTCCATAATTTCCGGGGTTCTTTCGGGATTTAAAATCATCAGGGGATTTAACCAGCAAAGTTTTACTAATACAATCAAAAAGTATTACTCAGAAAAAACTCTGGATAAAAACATTGAAGCTTTTTTAAAAGGGGTTAAAATAGCCCAAACCTAA
- a CDS encoding indolepyruvate ferredoxin oxidoreductase subunit alpha, translated as MESIAEIKPFEKRLMMGNQAFARGIIESGASFASGYPGTPSSEIIETLALNSSTTGIYVEWSVNEKTALEAAAAASFANQRAVCVMKQNGVNVASDFLLHLSYSGTRGGLVLIVCDDPGALSSVNEGESRHFAKMLELPLLEPGDFQEAKDIVKTAFELSEKLKTIVIIRSLTRLSHASGIVEAGTISKKNISPYFHHSGFILDPEKGPIMSTPVTYRHELMQNRLENCEAFFKEKNLNTYIGPKNPELIIITSSVDFLYSMEALEELNLHQKVGVLKLVSTNPLPENLLNEIFLKTKSIMFAEQVLPFIEEGVKTIYADNLSLDKKIKFYGKKSGHIPSVGETDTNIIIEALTKIFDINYSNSDEEYDKKVIETAFLNLTPGREMTFCPGCPHRASFFHLNNALKLDDKDGFICGDIGCYTLGMLPSGYSTLKTIHSMGSGTGIASGFGVLKKQGFAQTVLSVCGDSTFFHSGIPPLINAVHNNSEMTMVVLDNSGTAMTGFQPHPGEKGTAIDFSGIPLKIEEISKACGADTYLLDPFDFIQCQEKIPEIISKQGVKLIILRHPCALSPQRKNKKKFKIKIDYEKCVGDNCGCFNFCTKVFKCPALFLNMESKKPEIDPTLCVGCGFCADICFHNSIIKTEAGNEL; from the coding sequence ATGGAATCCATAGCTGAAATAAAACCTTTTGAAAAAAGACTGATGATGGGAAACCAGGCTTTTGCAAGGGGAATAATTGAATCAGGAGCAAGTTTTGCCTCTGGTTATCCTGGCACTCCTTCAAGTGAAATAATTGAAACTCTTGCCTTAAATTCATCAACCACAGGAATTTATGTTGAATGGTCGGTAAATGAAAAAACAGCTCTAGAAGCAGCTGCAGCCGCTTCCTTTGCAAATCAAAGGGCAGTTTGTGTTATGAAACAAAATGGGGTTAATGTTGCCTCTGATTTTCTTCTTCACCTTTCTTATTCAGGAACAAGAGGAGGGCTTGTACTTATTGTCTGCGATGATCCAGGAGCTCTTTCAAGTGTTAATGAAGGAGAATCCAGGCATTTTGCAAAAATGCTTGAACTTCCCCTTCTTGAACCAGGCGATTTTCAGGAAGCAAAAGATATTGTAAAAACAGCTTTTGAATTGTCTGAAAAACTAAAAACCATTGTAATTATAAGAAGCCTTACAAGACTTTCCCATGCCAGTGGAATTGTAGAAGCCGGAACTATTTCCAAAAAAAACATCTCACCATATTTTCATCATAGCGGATTTATTCTGGATCCGGAAAAAGGACCCATAATGAGTACCCCTGTAACCTACAGGCATGAACTCATGCAAAATCGACTTGAAAATTGTGAGGCTTTTTTCAAAGAAAAAAATTTAAACACATATATTGGTCCTAAAAATCCAGAACTTATAATTATCACAAGTTCTGTTGATTTTTTATATTCAATGGAAGCTCTTGAAGAACTGAATCTTCATCAAAAAGTCGGAGTTTTAAAACTTGTTTCAACCAACCCTTTACCGGAAAATCTTTTAAATGAAATCTTTTTAAAAACCAAAAGTATAATGTTTGCTGAACAAGTACTTCCCTTTATCGAAGAAGGAGTAAAAACTATTTATGCAGACAATTTATCACTTGATAAAAAAATTAAGTTTTACGGTAAAAAATCAGGACATATACCCAGTGTCGGTGAAACTGATACTAATATAATTATTGAAGCTTTAACAAAAATTTTTGATATAAATTATTCAAACTCAGATGAAGAATATGATAAAAAAGTAATTGAAACAGCTTTTTTAAATTTAACCCCGGGTAGAGAAATGACATTTTGCCCAGGATGTCCCCACAGAGCCTCTTTTTTTCATTTGAATAATGCCTTAAAACTTGATGACAAAGATGGTTTTATCTGTGGTGATATTGGGTGCTATACTCTTGGAATGCTTCCTTCTGGCTATTCAACTTTAAAAACAATCCACAGTATGGGCTCAGGAACAGGAATTGCCTCAGGATTTGGAGTATTGAAAAAACAGGGATTTGCCCAAACTGTTTTAAGTGTTTGCGGAGATTCAACTTTTTTCCATTCAGGAATCCCTCCTCTGATAAATGCAGTTCACAATAATAGTGAAATGACAATGGTAGTTTTAGATAATTCAGGTACTGCAATGACAGGGTTTCAACCCCACCCAGGAGAAAAAGGCACAGCAATTGATTTTAGTGGAATCCCTTTGAAAATTGAAGAAATTTCCAAAGCCTGCGGTGCAGACACTTATCTTCTTGACCCCTTTGATTTTATACAATGTCAGGAAAAAATACCTGAAATAATTTCAAAACAAGGTGTAAAACTGATAATCCTAAGACATCCCTGTGCTTTAAGCCCCCAAAGAAAAAACAAAAAAAAATTTAAAATTAAAATAGACTATGAAAAATGCGTGGGTGACAATTGCGGATGCTTTAATTTTTGCACAAAAGTATTTAAGTGCCCTGCTCTTTTTTTAAATATGGAATCAAAAAAACCTGAAATAGATCCAACTCTTTGTGTTGGATGCGGGTTTTGTGCAGATATCTGTTTTCACAATTCAATAATAAAAACGGAGGCAGGAAATGAGCTCTAA